The following proteins are co-located in the Pyrobaculum calidifontis JCM 11548 genome:
- a CDS encoding DMT family transporter has protein sequence MDLLGVLSALAAATIWGLVIFLYKRHMADLDPVSVNFSRLAYVALSMWPAALFTAPSPGILAAVFSGLITLVVGDSLYFYAISKVGGSIAAPLAYTYIIIAQYFALLLGESVSHMLFLSSILIVVGVALLTKGGEARLSVPGLLAAAGTALTWSAGMSAIKLASLGGVHPVAIAYLRATSAAAALGLYGLLTRRIRVVKSLPFAAASVLDLGVGSALFALSVERTGLSLTTIVVSLSPLIAQLYAKATGLESLTAKQILGGVAVFTAVATAVATG, from the coding sequence ATGGACCTCTTAGGGGTTCTCTCGGCCCTAGCCGCGGCCACCATCTGGGGGCTAGTGATATTCCTGTACAAGCGACACATGGCGGATTTAGACCCCGTGTCTGTAAACTTCTCCAGACTGGCCTACGTGGCTCTCTCCATGTGGCCAGCGGCCCTGTTCACAGCCCCCTCGCCGGGCATTCTAGCCGCAGTTTTCAGCGGGTTGATAACTCTCGTAGTCGGCGACAGTCTCTATTTCTATGCCATTTCCAAGGTCGGGGGGTCTATAGCGGCCCCACTGGCGTACACCTACATAATAATTGCCCAGTACTTTGCCCTACTCCTAGGCGAGTCTGTGTCCCACATGCTCTTCCTCTCCTCAATCTTAATCGTGGTGGGGGTCGCGCTTTTGACAAAAGGCGGCGAGGCAAGGCTGAGCGTGCCCGGCCTCCTGGCGGCGGCGGGGACGGCCCTGACGTGGAGCGCGGGCATGTCGGCCATAAAGCTCGCCTCTCTAGGAGGCGTACACCCAGTCGCCATAGCCTACCTAAGGGCAACCTCCGCCGCAGCCGCGCTGGGGCTTTACGGCCTCTTAACGCGGAGAATAAGAGTGGTAAAGTCCCTCCCCTTCGCGGCGGCCTCTGTGCTAGACCTAGGAGTAGGCTCGGCGTTATTCGCCCTCTCTGTGGAAAGGACAGGCCTCTCGCTGACAACAATAGTCGTCTCTCTCTCGCCCCTAATAGCACAGCTATACGCAAAAGCCACCGGCTTAGAAAGCCTCACCGCCAAGCAAATATTAGGCGGCGTAGCAGTTTTTACGGCGGTTGCAACAGCGGTGGCAACGGGATAG
- a CDS encoding translation initiation factor IF-2 subunit beta — MDDEYLALLDRAYKLVSPKAQRRAEIPKIEVVNMPRKTIIQNFGAIAKRLNRDVYLMAKFFQKELAVPGTVEGDVFTLHGEKSPKVVEAVYERFIKYYVVCPVCNSIDTELRREGRIFVLHCLACGASTPVRPL; from the coding sequence ATGGACGACGAATATTTGGCACTTTTAGACAGGGCGTACAAGCTAGTTTCACCAAAGGCGCAACGACGAGCTGAGATACCTAAGATAGAGGTGGTGAATATGCCCAGGAAGACGATTATACAGAACTTCGGCGCCATTGCGAAGAGGCTAAACAGAGACGTCTACTTAATGGCCAAGTTTTTCCAGAAGGAGCTGGCGGTGCCCGGCACGGTGGAGGGCGACGTTTTTACTCTCCATGGGGAAAAGTCGCCTAAGGTGGTGGAGGCGGTCTACGAGCGCTTTATTAAGTACTACGTGGTGTGTCCAGTGTGCAACTCCATAGACACAGAGCTAAGGCGGGAGGGCCGCATCTTCGTCTTACACTGCCTCGCCTGCGGCGCATCAACGCCCGTTAGACCCCTCTAA
- a CDS encoding Zn-ribbon domain-containing OB-fold protein: MEGGKPIGENVVAAVTKTLDKLYKEPLAQLEALINATGLPVYKDPKTGALLWVDVRELRLRFTLSVNKIAKFVEGLAEGKLFYTQCKRCGAKYFPPQADCPKCKSSDMEWREVTPEGELLTWTVINVKPASFSYHGDYVVGIVRMADGFNITAWVEADPKTLRPGMKMRLVVGRRPGENYITYWFRPQI, from the coding sequence ATGGAGGGCGGCAAACCTATTGGGGAAAACGTCGTCGCGGCTGTGACTAAGACTCTTGACAAGCTGTATAAAGAGCCGTTGGCGCAACTGGAGGCTTTGATAAATGCCACTGGACTGCCCGTGTACAAAGATCCAAAAACAGGCGCGTTGCTGTGGGTGGACGTCCGCGAGTTGCGTCTAAGGTTTACACTCTCTGTGAACAAGATCGCCAAATTTGTCGAGGGGCTGGCGGAGGGGAAGCTGTTCTACACACAGTGTAAGAGGTGCGGCGCTAAATACTTCCCGCCGCAGGCGGACTGCCCCAAGTGCAAATCCTCTGACATGGAGTGGCGCGAAGTGACTCCAGAGGGCGAGTTGTTGACATGGACTGTGATAAATGTAAAGCCAGCTAGCTTCAGCTATCACGGGGACTACGTTGTGGGCATAGTTAGAATGGCTGACGGGTTTAACATAACTGCGTGGGTTGAGGCAGACCCCAAGACGCTGAGGCCAGGGATGAAAATGAGGCTTGTAGTGGGGAGAAGGCCCGGCGAGAATTACATAACTTATTGGTTTAGGCCGCAAATTTAA
- a CDS encoding thiolase domain-containing protein, with amino-acid sequence MRKVAVVGVGVSKFGNRTDVSLQELAWESVKEALDDARLGPEDVEAFVVGNVGGWSSEALPAVVVGEYCGLAPRSGIRVEAACATGSAAVRTAYHMVASGEVDIAMAIGVEKMNESPTPTVVEFIGRAGNYFWEFENFGLTFPGYYALYATAYMNRYGATEEDLCKVAVKNHYYGSLNPKAQFQKAITVEECLNSRYVAWPLKLYDSSPITDGSAAVILASEEVARKITDTPVWIKAIGYANGTANLSKRVDFVGLEAAQIAAQMAYKKAGIDPQEPVKYLDVAEVHDCFTIAEIMAYEDLGFAKRGEGYKLIREGQTYIGGLIPVNLDGGLKAKGHPIGATGVSMIAELTKQLRQEVEKGRQAPIRKGMALAHNIGGTGHYAFVTILSL; translated from the coding sequence ATGAGAAAAGTTGCAGTCGTTGGCGTAGGAGTTAGTAAATTTGGCAATAGGACAGACGTCTCTCTGCAAGAGCTTGCCTGGGAGTCTGTGAAAGAGGCTTTAGACGACGCGAGGCTGGGTCCCGAGGACGTTGAAGCATTTGTTGTGGGGAACGTCGGCGGCTGGTCCTCCGAGGCCCTGCCTGCGGTTGTGGTGGGAGAGTACTGCGGCTTGGCGCCTAGGAGTGGGATAAGAGTCGAGGCGGCGTGTGCCACGGGCTCCGCCGCCGTGAGAACTGCGTATCACATGGTGGCAAGCGGCGAGGTGGATATAGCGATGGCTATCGGCGTTGAGAAAATGAACGAGTCCCCCACTCCAACCGTCGTAGAGTTCATAGGGAGGGCGGGGAACTACTTCTGGGAGTTTGAAAACTTCGGTCTAACCTTCCCCGGCTATTATGCGCTCTACGCCACGGCCTATATGAACCGCTACGGCGCCACAGAGGAGGACTTGTGCAAAGTCGCCGTAAAGAACCACTACTACGGCTCGTTGAACCCCAAGGCGCAGTTTCAGAAGGCTATAACAGTCGAGGAGTGTCTAAACTCCCGCTATGTGGCTTGGCCGCTTAAGCTGTACGACAGTAGCCCAATTACAGACGGCTCGGCGGCGGTGATACTCGCCAGCGAGGAGGTGGCGAGAAAAATCACTGACACACCTGTGTGGATAAAGGCCATCGGCTATGCCAATGGCACGGCCAATTTGAGCAAAAGAGTGGACTTTGTGGGCTTAGAGGCGGCGCAAATCGCCGCGCAGATGGCCTATAAGAAGGCTGGGATAGACCCCCAGGAGCCTGTAAAATACCTCGACGTGGCCGAGGTCCACGACTGTTTTACAATAGCAGAGATTATGGCGTATGAGGATTTGGGGTTTGCGAAGCGGGGGGAGGGATATAAGCTGATTAGAGAGGGGCAGACCTACATAGGCGGGTTAATACCGGTGAATTTGGACGGGGGGCTGAAGGCCAAGGGGCACCCCATTGGCGCCACTGGCGTATCAATGATAGCCGAGTTGACGAAGCAGCTTAGGCAAGAGGTCGAGAAAGGGAGGCAGGCGCCCATAAGAAAAGGCATGGCACTGGCGCACAACATCGGGGGGACGGGACACTACGCCTTTGTGACAATACTAAGTCTGTAA
- a CDS encoding acyl-CoA dehydrogenase family protein — protein MVFPFDSVEDFSVVLTPEHEMFRKAVREFVEREVAPKAMEIEEKDEVPWDLLKKIAEQGFFGIGIPEKYGGQGGDHRMAVIMSEEFCRVLPGLSVYFGTNELFLTPILLFGTEEQKQKYVPPIARGEKFGAFAVTEPCCGSDVAGIQTKAEKVGNKWVINGRKAFISSSDVADYFIVLARTYPPPDKKLRYLGLTFFIVEKGTPGFKIEQCYHKMGLHGNHVCELVFENVEVPDENRVGEEGMGFLYAMETFDRTRIGVAAQAVGMMQGVFEKAFQYVHQRQAFGLPIAAFQAIQFSLVEMMTKIMTARLLTYLAAKLADENRKEFTFVASLAKYYATSVAEEVISEAINLHGGVGVIVETGVERYLRDVKITQIYEGANNIQKLVAYRQLIRILKEKGQIPDEIAKFVT, from the coding sequence ATGGTGTTCCCATTCGACTCAGTGGAGGACTTCTCGGTGGTGTTGACGCCTGAGCATGAGATGTTTAGGAAGGCGGTTAGGGAGTTTGTGGAGAGGGAAGTGGCGCCCAAGGCCATGGAAATTGAGGAAAAAGACGAGGTTCCGTGGGATCTGTTGAAGAAGATTGCGGAGCAGGGGTTCTTCGGCATTGGAATTCCCGAGAAGTACGGCGGCCAGGGCGGGGATCACAGAATGGCGGTTATCATGTCGGAGGAGTTCTGCCGCGTTCTGCCCGGCCTCAGCGTCTACTTTGGCACCAACGAGCTGTTTTTAACCCCCATACTGCTCTTTGGCACAGAGGAGCAGAAACAGAAGTACGTCCCGCCTATTGCCCGAGGCGAGAAATTCGGCGCCTTTGCCGTCACAGAGCCCTGCTGCGGCTCCGACGTGGCTGGCATTCAGACAAAGGCTGAAAAGGTGGGCAACAAGTGGGTTATAAATGGGAGAAAGGCGTTTATCAGTAGCTCAGATGTGGCTGACTACTTCATTGTGCTTGCCAGGACATACCCGCCGCCGGATAAAAAGTTGCGGTACCTAGGTCTCACCTTCTTCATAGTGGAGAAGGGCACTCCCGGCTTTAAGATAGAGCAGTGCTACCACAAGATGGGTCTACACGGCAACCACGTCTGTGAGCTTGTGTTTGAGAACGTGGAGGTGCCAGATGAGAACAGGGTTGGGGAGGAGGGCATGGGCTTCTTGTATGCCATGGAGACTTTTGATAGAACGAGGATAGGCGTCGCGGCACAGGCAGTCGGCATGATGCAGGGCGTGTTTGAAAAGGCGTTCCAGTATGTTCACCAGAGGCAAGCCTTCGGCCTTCCCATAGCGGCGTTTCAAGCCATACAGTTCAGCCTTGTGGAGATGATGACGAAGATTATGACGGCGAGGCTGTTGACCTACTTGGCGGCTAAGCTCGCGGATGAGAATAGGAAGGAGTTCACCTTTGTGGCCTCCCTCGCTAAGTACTATGCCACCTCGGTAGCCGAGGAGGTTATTTCCGAGGCCATAAACCTCCACGGAGGCGTTGGCGTCATCGTAGAAACCGGCGTGGAGAGGTACTTGAGAGATGTGAAGATTACCCAGATATATGAGGGAGCTAACAATATCCAGAAGCTTGTGGCATATCGCCAGCTCATTAGAATTCTAAAGGAGAAGGGTCAAATACCTGACGAAATTGCCAAGTTTGTAACCTAG
- a CDS encoding long-chain-fatty-acid--CoA ligase, protein MTKEVFEKYIATRIWAKNYDEGVPPEVQIKPEPLFSYLDRQAAERGSATAYVYFGNKISFKTVGDHSDRVAAALKEWGLGKGDVVALYLPNTPAFPIIYYGALKIGAVVSPMNPMYTPREVAYQAKDAGARVIFVADVLYKNVEEADKMHKFDRVVVVEVAEYMPAFIKPLAKRRLKPPKIPYGGRIVSYKSLLSHKATSYRAAVDPREDLAALMYTGGTTGVPKGAEITHGNISSNLQQLKPLYEVVKRRRGEQQLVMMGVLPWYHIYGQVTVMHYGIFDGATVVVVPRPDIEQIMKLIQKYKAHVLHGVPTLYNMIINHPKARQYKLSSLAFCISGAAPLPVEVAKKFEQLTGAVLREGYGLTETAVVTHVNPLYGKAKAGSIGLPIPSTYAAVADPDKPILLPPGQVGEIVISGPQVFKGYHNRPEENAQAFFECCGLRWFRTGDMGYMDEEGYFYIVDRKKDMIKYKGYSVFSREIEEVLYQHPCVKEAAVIGVPHPEAGEIPKAFIVLREECKGKVTPEDIIKWTEDKLAHYKRPRAVEFRDELPKSAVGKILKRELRAEELRKLQESAAKA, encoded by the coding sequence GTGACAAAGGAAGTATTTGAAAAATATATTGCAACGAGGATATGGGCTAAGAACTACGACGAGGGGGTCCCCCCCGAGGTTCAAATTAAGCCAGAGCCCCTCTTCTCCTACTTAGACAGACAAGCCGCAGAGAGGGGGAGCGCAACGGCGTATGTGTACTTCGGCAACAAGATAAGCTTCAAGACGGTGGGAGACCACAGCGATAGGGTGGCAGCGGCGCTCAAGGAGTGGGGGCTAGGCAAAGGTGACGTCGTTGCGCTATATTTGCCTAATACGCCTGCCTTTCCGATTATTTACTACGGCGCCTTGAAAATAGGCGCAGTGGTAAGCCCCATGAACCCCATGTATACCCCAAGAGAGGTGGCGTACCAAGCCAAAGACGCTGGGGCCAGAGTCATCTTCGTGGCCGACGTGTTGTACAAAAACGTGGAAGAGGCCGACAAGATGCACAAGTTCGACCGCGTGGTGGTAGTAGAAGTGGCCGAGTACATGCCGGCCTTTATCAAGCCGCTAGCAAAAAGGCGGCTAAAGCCCCCAAAAATCCCCTATGGGGGACGCATCGTGTCCTATAAGTCTCTGCTATCCCACAAAGCCACGTCGTACAGAGCGGCTGTGGACCCCAGGGAGGACTTAGCCGCGCTCATGTACACCGGCGGCACCACCGGCGTCCCCAAAGGCGCCGAAATAACCCACGGCAACATATCGTCCAATCTACAACAACTTAAGCCGCTCTACGAGGTTGTAAAGAGGAGAAGAGGAGAACAACAATTGGTTATGATGGGCGTACTGCCTTGGTACCACATATACGGCCAAGTCACAGTCATGCACTACGGCATATTTGACGGCGCCACAGTGGTAGTAGTACCAAGGCCGGACATAGAACAAATTATGAAGTTGATACAAAAGTACAAGGCACATGTGCTCCACGGCGTACCCACCCTATATAATATGATAATAAATCACCCAAAGGCGAGACAGTACAAACTGTCGAGCCTCGCCTTCTGCATATCTGGGGCCGCGCCTCTCCCCGTGGAGGTGGCTAAGAAGTTTGAACAGTTAACAGGCGCAGTGCTGAGGGAGGGGTACGGCCTTACTGAAACAGCGGTTGTTACACACGTCAATCCTCTATATGGCAAAGCCAAGGCGGGGTCCATTGGACTCCCCATACCTTCTACCTACGCCGCTGTGGCAGACCCCGACAAGCCCATCCTCCTGCCCCCAGGCCAAGTGGGAGAAATCGTCATATCGGGTCCCCAGGTGTTCAAGGGGTATCATAATAGGCCTGAGGAAAACGCCCAAGCCTTCTTTGAATGTTGCGGCTTGAGGTGGTTTAGGACAGGCGACATGGGGTACATGGACGAGGAGGGGTACTTCTACATTGTGGACAGGAAGAAGGACATGATTAAGTACAAGGGCTACTCTGTGTTCAGCAGAGAGATAGAGGAGGTGCTTTATCAACACCCATGTGTGAAAGAGGCGGCGGTAATAGGCGTGCCGCATCCAGAGGCAGGCGAGATACCAAAGGCGTTTATAGTCCTAAGAGAGGAGTGCAAGGGCAAGGTAACGCCTGAGGACATAATTAAGTGGACAGAGGACAAGCTCGCCCATTACAAGAGGCCGCGCGCCGTTGAGTTCAGAGACGAGTTGCCTAAATCCGCCGTGGGCAAAATCCTAAAAAGAGAGCTGAGGGCCGAGGAGCTACGCAAGCTACAGGAAAGCGCGGCAAAGGCTTAA
- a CDS encoding aldo/keto reductase: MKIGNLDVSSIGVGAWQAGAAAWRVDLAELRKAYEYVLDNGVNFIDTAEIYGMGKSEEFVGELVRSRPHVVVATKVAGFNWAKAVKSAERSRSRLGRIDLLQLHWPPPAYVPLCKAIRELEKAAKAGLTREIGVSNFDASLMEKALTCTKSYPIVSDQVVYNPLQRAAEPLIELGRRRGFVVIAWSPLAKGAAVKEQVGDDPARRLDPAVKRAKTPQGRAVVKAVREIAERRGVSPAAVVLAWHKAKGVIPIPGVKTFAQAREVVEALGLELSEDEMRRIDEVSQPFLEGDIWPGVMRAIPGFLQKLAFTIARV; encoded by the coding sequence GTGAAAATTGGAAACCTAGACGTCAGTAGTATAGGCGTTGGGGCTTGGCAGGCGGGCGCCGCCGCTTGGCGCGTCGACCTCGCGGAGCTTCGGAAGGCCTACGAGTACGTCTTAGACAACGGCGTAAACTTCATCGACACGGCGGAGATCTACGGGATGGGGAAGAGCGAGGAGTTCGTGGGCGAGCTGGTGAGAAGCAGACCCCACGTGGTCGTGGCGACGAAAGTCGCCGGCTTTAACTGGGCAAAGGCGGTCAAAAGCGCCGAGAGAAGCCGTAGCAGGCTTGGGAGAATAGACTTGCTTCAGCTCCACTGGCCGCCGCCGGCCTACGTCCCCCTCTGTAAAGCCATTAGAGAGCTTGAAAAGGCGGCGAAGGCAGGCCTGACTCGCGAAATAGGCGTAAGCAACTTTGACGCCTCGCTCATGGAAAAGGCGCTGACCTGCACCAAGAGCTATCCCATTGTGTCAGACCAAGTCGTCTATAATCCATTGCAGAGGGCCGCGGAGCCCTTGATAGAGCTGGGGAGAAGGCGGGGGTTCGTTGTTATAGCGTGGAGCCCTCTCGCCAAGGGGGCGGCGGTGAAGGAGCAAGTGGGCGACGACCCGGCGAGGAGGCTGGACCCGGCGGTGAAGAGGGCCAAGACGCCCCAGGGCAGAGCCGTTGTGAAGGCTGTGAGAGAAATTGCAGAGAGGCGGGGCGTCTCGCCGGCTGCGGTGGTTTTGGCTTGGCATAAGGCTAAGGGCGTCATCCCCATCCCCGGGGTTAAGACCTTCGCCCAGGCTAGAGAGGTTGTGGAGGCGCTTGGCCTTGAGCTGTCTGAGGACGAGATGCGGCGGATAGACGAGGTCTCTCAGCCCTTCTTGGAGGGGGACATATGGCCGGGGGTTATGCGGGCGATACCTGGCTTTTTACAGAAGTTGGCATTCACAATTGCCAGAGTGTGA